In one Lycium barbarum isolate Lr01 chromosome 7, ASM1917538v2, whole genome shotgun sequence genomic region, the following are encoded:
- the LOC132603438 gene encoding uncharacterized protein LOC132603438 yields the protein MPPKKATAAQKGKARVGETSQAQRATRARVYDLPEDVPQSEGSATPPPVQPGVGPSAAPEVRVPAPEAPAPQPGAEDRTLREAVQLLTTLVAGQARRRGRRDDDDDDRRDSLRVREFLLCGPPEFFGSKPDEDPHDFIRGMRRSLDLVRASETESVELASHRLRDVATHWYETWELSRGEGAPPATWDQFVTAFTRHFLPPELRRARADRFLRLQQRGRSVREYSLEFDSLARYAPAVVADMSDRMHRYVMGLDRYLVDSCMAVSLQTDMDISRLQAYAMGMEDRRRSDPAARDRDRRPPKRARSAGYSGDSRGGQPQQQQQSDRYFPPSGRGTQTGSRRFDSTGPSGAGQSSRVAGSQVSRGPSQARPPRPRCPHCGKSHPGECYRATGACFSCGGQGHFMRDCPLASGSGNAAQQTGSAAGSSSVPSVARPGGRGIPAPAGRGRGRGGASGSSGPSNRIYALASRQDQEASPNVVTGTLLVFSRSVYALIDPGSTLSYISPLVASKIGIVSEPIEPFEVATPVGDFIVARQIYRDCSVTIYDRTTKADLVELDMVEFDVIMGMDWLSSCYANVDCQKKVVRFQFPGEPVIEWFGSTASPRGKFISYLKAKKMIQKGYIYHLVRVHDTAAEVPTLQSVPVVSEFPDVFPEELPGLPPEREIDFSIELMPDTQPISIPPYRMAPAELKELKEQLKDLLDKGFIRPSTSPWGAPVLFVKKKDGSLRMCIDYRQLNRVTIKNKYPLPRIDDLFDQLQGARHFSKIDLRSGYHQVRVRESDIPKTAFRTRYGHYEFRVMSFGLTNAPAVFMDLMNRVFQPFLDMFVIVFIDDILIYSRSAEEHSDHLRTVLGILRQQKLYVKFSKCEF from the coding sequence atgcctccgaagaaggcaacggcggcccagaagggcaaggcgagggttggagagactagccaggcacagcgagctacccgggctcgtgtttatgatttgcctgaggacgtgccacagtctgaggggtctgccacacccccaccagtacagcctggagtagggccatcggcagctccagaggttcgtgtacccgcacctgaggctccagctcctcagccaggggcggaggatcggaccctgagggaggctgtgcagttactgactacgctggtggcaggacaggctcgcagacgcgggcgtagggacgacgatgatgatgacagacgggacagtctgagagttcgggagtttttgctatgtggccctccagagttcttcgggtctaagcccgacgaggacccccacgactttattcgggggatgcgacgctcactggacttggtcagggcttctgagaccgagtcagttgagctagcttcacacaggctccgagatgtggctactcattggtacgagacttgggagctatctaggggagagggtgcccctccagccacttgggatcagtttgtgacagcattcacccgccactttttgccaccagagttacggcgggcacgagctgatcgattcttgcgtctgcagcagaggggtcggagtgttcgcgagtatagccttgagtttgattctctggcccgatatgcaccggccgtggtagcagatatgtccgatcggatgcaccgctatgttatgggattggaccggtatttggtagacagctgtatggccgtgtcactgcagacagacatggatatttcccggcttcaggcctatgcgatgggtatggaggaccgtcgcagatctgatcctgctgccAGAGatagggacaggaggccgcccaagagggctagatctgcgggttattcaggagattctcgaggcggacagcctcagcagcagcagcagtctgacagatattttcctccttccggccggggtactcagacaggcagccggagattcgacagtacgggaccttctggggccggtcagagctccagagtggcaggatcgcaggtatccaggggtcccagtcaggccagaccacctagaccccgttgtccacattgcgggaagtctcatcccggggagtgttaccgagcgacgggagcttgtttttcttgtggcggtcagggccactttatgagagactgcccattagccagtggttcgggtaatgcggctcagcagacagggtcagccgccggttcttcctctgttccatctgttgcacgccctggagggcggggtattccagcaccggcagggcgcggtcgaggccgcggtggcgcttcaggttctagcggtccctcgaaccgcatatatgctttggccagccgccaggatcaggaggcttcgccaaacgtcgtcacaggtacattactggttttctccagatctgtatatgcattgattgaccctggctctactttatcatatatttccccgctcgttgctagtaagattgggatcgtgtctgagcctatagagccattcgaggtagctacgccagttggggattttattgtagcgagacagatctatagggattgttctgtgaccatttatgatcgtaccactaaggctgatttggtagagctagacatggttgagtttgacgtcattatgggtatggactggttgtcttcctgttatgctaatgtcgactgccagaaaaaggtagtccgtttccagtttccgggggaaccagttatagagtggttcggatcgactgcatcgccgaggggtaagtttatttcatacctcaaggctaagaagatgatccagaagggttatatctatcatttggtccgtgtgcacgatactgcagcagaggtacctacccttcagtctgtcccggtcgtcagtgagtttccagatgtttttcctgaggagcttcctggccttccgcctgagcgggagattgatttttctatcgagttgatgccggatacgcagcctatatctattcctccgtataggatggcaccagcagagctgaaggagttgaaggagcagctgaaagatttgctggataagggttttatcagacccagcacgtcaccctggggagcgccggtattatttgtcaaaaagaaggatgggtcgctgcggatgtgtattgactaccggcagctgaatagggtgactattaagaataaatatccccttccccggattgatgacttgtttgaccagctgcagggtgctagacacttttccaaaatagatctgcgctcaggctatcatcaggtgcgagtacgggagtccgatatcccgaagactgctttcaggacccggtacgggcattatgagttcagagttatgtctttcgggctgactaatgctccagcagtatttatggatctgatgaaccgggtatttcagccattcctggatatgtttgttattgtatttattgatgatattctgatttactcgcgatcagccgaggagcattcagatcatttgaggacggtacttggcatcctccgtcagcagaagttatatgttaaattctctaaatgtgagttc